One segment of Thermosipho atlanticus DSM 15807 DNA contains the following:
- a CDS encoding radical SAM protein: MAVGGVKGIIYRQAGKIVNSVIRKADTKTFAKLLFTVAALSKEPAKSGLKKIGLMAEEEHPMIKKWIEIFRNSSPKCTEKIINNLIINEFAIGEPMRQKIMEREKVVLPKLGVISPTYACNIECIGCYAGLYGRKYELSKDEVRSVLKQGEELGIYFWVITGGEPFYWPHIFEILEEFDQHYFMIYSNGILITEERAKKLAELGNATIAISVEGFEEQTDWRRGKGVYKAILNAWERLRRYGVPFGASVTATKVNHDTIMKDEFWDFLEQNGVGYVWIYQFMPVGINPTMDLVPSPKQRYERFFKTDEMRLSGRFAFVADFWNHGFLTHGCLSAGSKYFHVNAKGYVEPCVFQQFAKDSIREKTLLEIFKSPFFEAYKKMIPFSNNLFRPCPIIDNPKVFRAMVKHFDAIPQHEGSERVINELAPELDKLAEEWKQYADKLWYEHGYVERYPVNRGIYNYETRMKRYANKEEALKVDKKLNI, translated from the coding sequence ATGGCTGTTGGAGGAGTAAAAGGAATAATTTATAGGCAAGCTGGGAAGATAGTTAATAGTGTAATAAGAAAAGCGGATACGAAGACTTTTGCCAAGCTTCTTTTTACTGTTGCTGCTTTAAGTAAAGAACCTGCGAAGAGTGGGTTGAAAAAAATAGGATTAATGGCTGAAGAAGAACACCCAATGATTAAAAAGTGGATTGAAATTTTTCGAAATTCAAGTCCAAAATGTACGGAAAAAATTATTAATAATCTTATTATTAATGAATTTGCAATTGGTGAACCTATGAGGCAAAAAATTATGGAAAGGGAGAAAGTTGTTTTACCTAAGTTAGGAGTTATAAGTCCTACGTATGCATGTAATATTGAATGTATTGGCTGTTATGCAGGACTTTATGGTAGAAAATATGAACTTTCCAAAGATGAGGTAAGAAGTGTTTTAAAGCAAGGGGAAGAACTAGGAATTTATTTTTGGGTGATTACTGGTGGTGAACCATTCTATTGGCCGCACATTTTTGAAATTCTTGAAGAATTTGATCAACACTATTTTATGATTTATTCTAATGGAATTTTAATTACTGAAGAAAGAGCTAAAAAGCTTGCTGAATTAGGTAATGCTACAATAGCTATATCAGTTGAAGGTTTTGAGGAACAAACGGATTGGAGAAGGGGGAAAGGAGTTTATAAAGCTATTCTAAATGCGTGGGAAAGATTAAGAAGATATGGTGTACCATTTGGTGCAAGTGTGACTGCTACAAAAGTTAATCACGATACTATAATGAAAGATGAATTTTGGGATTTCTTAGAGCAAAATGGAGTAGGTTATGTCTGGATTTACCAATTTATGCCAGTAGGAATCAATCCGACAATGGATCTTGTGCCAAGTCCAAAACAAAGGTATGAAAGATTCTTTAAAACTGATGAAATGAGACTTAGTGGTCGGTTTGCATTTGTGGCAGATTTCTGGAATCATGGATTTTTAACCCATGGTTGTCTTTCAGCTGGTTCAAAGTATTTCCATGTTAATGCTAAAGGTTATGTTGAACCATGTGTGTTCCAGCAATTTGCAAAAGATAGCATAAGAGAAAAGACTTTGTTAGAAATCTTTAAATCACCATTCTTTGAAGCTTACAAAAAGATGATTCCATTTTCAAATAATTTGTTCAGACCATGTCCAATAATTGATAATCCAAAGGTATTTAGAGCTATGGTTAAACATTTTGATGCAATTCCACAACATGAAGGTTCAGAAAGAGTTATTAATGAATTGGCACCTGAGCTTGATAAATTAGCCGAAGAGTGGAAGCAATATGCTGACAAACTTTGGTACGAGCATGGCTATGTTGAAAGGTATCCTGTAAATAGAGGAATTTATAACTACGAAACAAGGATGAAGAGGTATGCAAACAAAGAAGAAGCATTAAAAGTTGATAAAAAGTTAAATATCTAA
- a CDS encoding ABC transporter ATP-binding protein: protein MAKVELEHVWKIYEGKVEAVKDATFTIEDKEFVVLLGPSGCGKTTTLRMIAGLEEITRGTLKIDGKVMNDVEPKDRDIAMVFQNYALYPHMTVYDNMAFGLKLRKFPKNEIEKRVKEAAKILGIEELLDRKPRQLSGGQRQRVAVGRAIVRNPKVFLFDEPLSNLDAKLRVQMRSELKKLHHRLEATIVYVTHDQIEAMTMADKIIVMKDGVIQQVGTPNEIYNKPANTFVAGFIGSPAMNFIDSKIIKDNGLWIKSDGLKLKIPKQFEELLEQYIDKEVIFGIRPENIYDKMFAMAPSEGENTASAQVDVVEPLGSETILHLIAGNDKFVAVVDPKTQAKEEQIIDVVFDMNAMHIFDKETGKAVL, encoded by the coding sequence ATGGCAAAAGTTGAACTTGAACACGTATGGAAAATTTATGAAGGAAAAGTTGAAGCCGTTAAAGATGCAACATTTACAATCGAAGATAAAGAATTTGTTGTTCTTCTCGGACCATCTGGATGTGGTAAAACTACAACATTACGTATGATTGCTGGTCTTGAAGAAATCACAAGAGGTACATTAAAGATTGATGGAAAAGTTATGAATGATGTTGAACCCAAAGATAGAGATATTGCCATGGTTTTCCAGAACTATGCTCTTTATCCTCATATGACTGTCTATGACAACATGGCTTTCGGTTTAAAACTTAGAAAGTTTCCAAAAAATGAAATTGAAAAAAGAGTAAAAGAGGCTGCCAAAATATTAGGTATAGAAGAACTTCTTGATAGAAAACCAAGACAACTGTCTGGTGGTCAAAGACAAAGGGTTGCTGTCGGAAGAGCTATAGTTAGAAATCCAAAAGTATTTTTATTTGACGAACCTCTCTCCAACTTAGACGCTAAACTAAGGGTCCAAATGCGTTCAGAGCTAAAAAAGCTTCATCATAGATTAGAAGCAACCATCGTGTATGTTACGCATGATCAAATTGAAGCTATGACTATGGCAGATAAAATTATTGTTATGAAAGATGGAGTAATTCAACAAGTCGGAACTCCTAATGAAATTTATAATAAGCCTGCTAACACATTCGTCGCAGGATTTATTGGAAGTCCCGCAATGAACTTTATTGACTCAAAAATTATTAAAGATAATGGCTTGTGGATTAAATCTGATGGTTTAAAACTCAAGATTCCAAAACAATTCGAAGAACTTCTCGAACAATATATAGATAAAGAAGTTATTTTTGGTATTAGACCTGAAAACATTTACGATAAAATGTTTGCAATGGCTCCTTCCGAAGGAGAAAACACTGCTTCAGCACAGGTCGACGTTGTAGAACCACTTGGTAGTGAAACAATTTTACATTTGATTGCTGGAAATGATAAATTCGTAGCAGTTGTTGATCCAAAAACTCAAGCAAAAGAAGAACAAATAATTGATGTAGTATTTGATATGAACGCAATGCATATCTTTGACAAAGAAACTGGAAAAGCTGTTTTATAA
- a CDS encoding type II toxin-antitoxin system Phd/YefM family antitoxin, with protein MPNQKHLFYSLAEAKAKFSKVIEDSIRNDVIITKNGHPTSVILNYEKYLKIINFIDKVWDLYLLEIGDPSLFGKLNINDLFEDINED; from the coding sequence TTGCCTAATCAAAAACATTTATTTTATAGTTTGGCGGAAGCAAAAGCAAAATTTTCAAAAGTGATCGAAGATTCTATACGGAATGATGTTATAATCACCAAAAATGGGCATCCCACTTCTGTAATTTTAAACTATGAAAAATACCTAAAAATTATAAATTTTATAGATAAAGTCTGGGATTTATATCTGCTGGAAATAGGAGATCCTTCACTGTTTGGAAAATTAAACATCAATGATCTCTTCGAAGATATCAATGAAGATTAA